The following are encoded together in the Bacteroidota bacterium genome:
- a CDS encoding amino acid adenylation domain-containing protein: protein MKTIVELFENQAKQHPDRIALHFYGQEITFGELEAESAKIARRLRQEGVGKDSIVGLFIDRSPEMITGIFGILRAGGAYLPIDPAYPPERRNLIIANSGTGTILTSEKHRNSLPEGSFKVLTFGDISLTAQQADDPATRVNVMPDDLAYVIYTSGSTGIPKGVMIEHRALMTLLEGFNTVAPPGDAEVCLSVTPFTFDVSVWEFFISIPFGGSLHLLQTEDLINVQDFADYLFRNRIQCAYFPPSILSELVNAMEKREELFPLRRLLVGVEPIRQSILQRIRDKSEDLIVINGYGPTETTICATFYKFEHATEPDRRTPIGKAVPGYEVTLADENFHKAGPGESGQIVIGGPGLARGYLHDPELTDRKFIQDPFRADPSARIYLTGDTGRYLEDGNIEFAGRNDFQVKIRGYRVELGDIEAVVEKHPLITDNAVIDFDDGHVKKLRLFYTTRDNKALPASELRSFISHYLPGYMVPAYYRQLEKFPRTSAGKTDRKALKEMTFENLPDSHHVPPSNEAEQKLQNIWASVLDMNTISTDAGFATLGGDSIQAAMIISRISETFGISLNVQEFYEHSSIKETATILNSKSAHERQVIPAIPRNLPSYPLSVTQQELWFLHQMDEGRISHNIVLQIKIEGTLNREILRKSIQIIIRRFEDLRTSFPVQDGLPVQVIHEDSPLDLPFSDLHHDPLNHAKTQKILDELAHHIFDLELCPLYRFHLVRMEEELYYLNFSIHHIIFDGWSMGVLFRALKEIYSSVADGTQALSGQLRIQNVDYAEWQWNEYRSGHMGPEKEYWERVLTPRPDPAGLFRNKSRREGPGSGKRYWWIIPEEVSGQVSKLAARYQTSPFITLLSVYFILLHKYLNEDRILVGTPYANRKPSETEDLIGYFTNMISLVGEIKPGMGFEEFLQEVHKAGMGAYSNTAYPFGQLVKDLGIRTENNVHPVFQALFIMQNWYNPEMEFSGLKVLQKEMGNRSSKFDLTLNIEKVKEGLECWMEYDTSLFQETEIKDLSEGFNRLLGAVLINPLSAIKELESGIESLSVNTCYLMGDGNTLNLCAATLLRQGWKINGIISSDPDTVVWARMHNTAILSPRKDITNILKDKQFDYLFSINNSYIIPGELIQVPEKGCINYHNSLLPLNAGLFASHYAIRNGEAFHGITWHYVISEIDAGDILIQKSFPVNDRDVASSLDLRSFELAVSSFEELINGLTEGTLVPQRQDLSLRTYHGKYERPDNACVISWNQTAEQIDALYRSLTFRGKFDNDLGTPKLWKENNLFIIEKLRISEHARGKYPGMITGCDHGEITIGTQTRDIIIEKIRTIDGEPLVMEDFCRPAGVRPAGRMPEIPKPDSVLLTATYRESARKEPYWIRQLARAERFQFPLEDGSLDEIILETGKDNSEEASIALVSVFLARLSGNPSLTLVMDAASPGSNRKWMDILYSPLVPLNIKTDPHISCSENIGVISGMIRRNKESFSFAKDIYYRHPRLQRTSWQDNCRIRYEKGKVILQLISEKVSTESRELFQECFKAFHLHQQKHPEKILRDIPLIPVSLEKLILEDWNNTDMEVPAGLTFPELFRQKAEKSPDAIALQFEDTMLTYRELDEASGRLAQYLLSLGLSQPFLAGLLIDRSPAMIITILGILKAGGAYVPLDTKYPAERINLICEETGFRIVLTNRKYLEKLPESIRHILVAEELIPDLSQEDIQDRLPEIRQDNPAYVIFTSGSTGKPKGVVVSHGALISFTLATIANYRLGAGDRMLQFASITFDAAAEEIFPTLSSGGCLVLRTEDMISSAESFTEFCKKHRITILDLPTAYWHNISGEIIRKGLSFEKAMRLIILGGEAAKKENLLQWMAYAGTHPQVVNTYGPTETTVVATAYFAGEEVKTFDSVPIGRPIGNVKTYIVDSYGNLMPPGVAGELWIGGKSIASGYLNNPQLTGEKFIPDPFGLPGSRVYRSGDLAAFYPGGNLKFIGRTDNQIKIRGFRIEPGEVDAVAAGMKKLAQSYTMPVREQDRLVFYYTVKEGYSLSEEEIREYLKTRLPDFMVPSAFIRLESFPLTTSLKIDPKALPAPENKQTGAREILLPANETEENLYNIWKEILKTGGFSVSDSFFDLGGDSLSAIIFLSRLSDIYGELSIPLRELYAHPDIRSFSRLLVPEKDKASLDEERKSNLHLARIQPQGRLAPLVMIYGESANNYLPKLLGRERPYWAFIPQGSDGERIRLKTVEAIASAYADELTEEVKAEEFVVAGYSFGGLVAIETSRKLAEKGKNVKSVILIDTLTPLLWNAQKHKVTFTRKLRRMKFRWIRRISIILGKKVPEKYRNFYILERFNAAYKKYTPPDYPMNIHLIRSEKSLHPDPLLGWEQFGNLNIKVHNIPGDHHSIIRDPELMKITAGTILDILGS, encoded by the coding sequence ATGAAAACCATCGTAGAGCTTTTTGAAAATCAGGCTAAACAGCATCCTGATCGGATTGCTTTACATTTTTACGGACAGGAAATAACATTCGGTGAGCTTGAGGCTGAATCGGCGAAAATAGCCCGGCGGCTCAGGCAGGAAGGGGTTGGTAAAGACAGTATTGTTGGTCTTTTTATCGACAGGTCCCCGGAGATGATCACCGGCATCTTTGGCATCTTAAGGGCCGGAGGAGCCTATCTGCCCATAGATCCTGCTTATCCCCCCGAAAGAAGGAACCTGATCATTGCCAACTCCGGCACAGGAACTATCCTTACCTCAGAAAAACACAGAAATTCGTTGCCAGAAGGATCTTTTAAAGTTCTTACTTTCGGGGATATCAGTTTAACGGCGCAGCAAGCAGATGATCCAGCCACAAGGGTTAATGTCATGCCGGATGATCTGGCATATGTCATTTACACATCAGGTTCTACGGGCATTCCCAAGGGTGTTATGATCGAACACCGGGCGCTGATGACCCTTCTGGAGGGTTTCAACACGGTTGCTCCCCCCGGAGACGCGGAGGTCTGCTTGTCTGTGACTCCCTTTACCTTCGATGTTTCTGTATGGGAATTCTTCATATCAATACCTTTCGGCGGAAGCCTGCATCTTTTACAGACAGAAGACCTGATCAACGTTCAGGATTTTGCTGATTACCTTTTCAGGAACCGTATCCAATGCGCCTATTTTCCTCCCTCCATCCTTTCGGAACTGGTTAATGCCATGGAAAAGCGGGAAGAGCTGTTCCCGCTCCGCCGCTTGCTGGTGGGTGTTGAACCCATTCGTCAAAGCATCCTGCAAAGAATCAGGGATAAATCGGAAGATCTGATAGTGATCAACGGCTACGGACCCACAGAAACTACTATTTGCGCCACTTTTTACAAATTTGAACACGCAACGGAGCCGGATCGCAGGACACCCATTGGAAAGGCTGTTCCCGGCTATGAGGTAACCCTGGCAGACGAAAATTTCCATAAAGCCGGCCCCGGGGAGAGCGGGCAGATCGTCATCGGCGGACCCGGCCTTGCCCGTGGGTACCTGCACGACCCGGAGCTGACAGACAGGAAATTTATCCAGGATCCTTTCCGTGCAGATCCATCGGCACGTATTTACCTGACAGGCGACACAGGCCGCTATCTGGAAGACGGGAACATTGAGTTTGCCGGACGTAACGATTTCCAGGTGAAGATACGCGGATACAGGGTGGAATTGGGTGACATTGAAGCTGTTGTTGAAAAACACCCACTGATCACCGATAATGCCGTCATCGATTTTGATGACGGCCATGTGAAAAAACTCAGATTATTCTACACCACACGGGATAACAAAGCATTGCCGGCATCAGAATTGAGAAGCTTTATCAGCCATTATCTTCCAGGATATATGGTTCCGGCATACTACCGTCAGTTGGAAAAATTTCCCAGGACCAGCGCGGGCAAGACAGACAGAAAGGCATTGAAGGAAATGACATTTGAGAATCTGCCGGACAGCCATCATGTGCCACCCTCCAATGAAGCCGAACAGAAACTACAGAACATCTGGGCTTCCGTCCTGGATATGAATACTATCAGCACAGATGCCGGCTTTGCCACGCTTGGCGGGGACTCCATCCAGGCAGCCATGATCATTTCCAGGATATCCGAAACATTTGGAATATCCCTGAACGTGCAGGAATTTTACGAGCATTCAAGCATAAAAGAAACAGCCACAATCCTGAACAGCAAGTCTGCTCATGAACGGCAGGTGATCCCGGCCATACCGCGCAACCTTCCCTCCTACCCCCTGTCGGTGACCCAGCAGGAACTCTGGTTCCTCCACCAGATGGACGAAGGCAGGATATCGCACAATATCGTCCTGCAAATAAAGATTGAAGGTACCCTGAATCGTGAAATTCTCAGGAAATCAATCCAAATCATTATCAGGCGCTTTGAGGACCTGAGGACATCATTCCCGGTACAGGACGGATTACCCGTTCAGGTCATCCACGAAGACAGCCCGCTGGATTTACCGTTCAGCGATCTGCATCATGATCCTTTGAATCATGCCAAAACCCAAAAGATCCTGGATGAGCTGGCTCATCACATATTTGACCTGGAACTTTGCCCTCTATATAGGTTCCACCTGGTCAGAATGGAAGAAGAACTGTATTACCTTAATTTTTCCATACATCATATCATTTTCGACGGATGGTCGATGGGAGTGCTTTTCAGAGCTTTGAAGGAAATTTACAGTTCGGTCGCTGATGGCACACAAGCCCTGTCCGGTCAACTCAGGATACAAAACGTGGATTATGCAGAGTGGCAATGGAATGAATATCGTTCGGGACATATGGGGCCGGAAAAAGAATACTGGGAGCGTGTCCTTACACCCAGACCGGACCCGGCAGGACTTTTCAGGAATAAATCCCGCAGGGAAGGTCCCGGTTCAGGAAAAAGATATTGGTGGATCATCCCGGAAGAAGTATCCGGTCAGGTTTCCAAACTGGCTGCCCGTTATCAAACCAGTCCTTTCATTACCCTGCTGAGTGTTTACTTTATTCTCCTGCATAAATACCTCAACGAAGATCGCATCCTTGTCGGAACGCCCTATGCAAACCGGAAACCCTCAGAGACCGAGGATCTGATCGGTTATTTTACCAACATGATCTCGCTTGTGGGTGAAATCAAACCGGGTATGGGTTTCGAAGAATTTTTACAGGAAGTCCATAAAGCAGGTATGGGAGCGTATTCAAATACCGCCTATCCTTTCGGACAACTGGTAAAAGACCTGGGCATCAGAACAGAAAACAACGTACACCCGGTTTTCCAGGCCCTGTTTATCATGCAGAACTGGTACAATCCTGAAATGGAGTTTTCAGGATTGAAGGTTTTGCAAAAAGAAATGGGAAACCGTAGTTCCAAGTTCGATCTTACGCTGAACATAGAAAAGGTTAAGGAAGGATTGGAATGTTGGATGGAGTATGACACTTCCCTGTTCCAGGAAACAGAAATCAAAGATCTGTCCGAAGGGTTCAACAGGCTGTTGGGAGCAGTTCTGATCAATCCCCTGTCCGCGATTAAGGAGCTAGAGTCAGGCATAGAAAGTCTATCTGTAAATACCTGTTATCTGATGGGCGACGGCAACACCCTTAACCTGTGTGCCGCCACCCTGCTCCGGCAAGGATGGAAGATCAACGGTATCATTTCTTCCGATCCCGATACGGTGGTTTGGGCCAGGATGCATAACACCGCTATCCTATCCCCCCGCAAAGATATTACCAACATCCTGAAAGACAAACAATTCGATTATCTTTTCAGCATAAACAACTCTTATATTATCCCCGGGGAGCTGATACAGGTACCGGAAAAAGGATGCATCAACTATCACAATTCGTTACTGCCGTTAAATGCAGGGTTGTTTGCATCCCATTACGCCATCCGGAACGGGGAAGCATTTCACGGGATCACCTGGCATTATGTGATCAGCGAAATAGATGCAGGGGACATACTGATACAAAAATCATTTCCTGTAAATGACCGGGATGTTGCCTCCTCGCTTGACCTGAGAAGCTTTGAACTGGCCGTCAGCAGCTTCGAAGAGCTGATCAACGGCCTTACGGAAGGAACACTTGTTCCGCAGAGGCAGGACCTCTCTCTGAGAACTTACCACGGCAAATACGAACGGCCTGACAATGCCTGTGTTATATCCTGGAACCAAACGGCAGAGCAGATCGATGCCCTTTACCGCTCCCTGACGTTCCGCGGGAAATTCGACAACGACCTGGGAACGCCCAAGCTTTGGAAAGAGAACAATTTGTTTATCATTGAAAAACTCAGGATATCGGAGCATGCCAGGGGCAAATATCCCGGAATGATTACCGGTTGCGATCACGGTGAGATAACCATAGGCACACAAACCAGGGATATTATCATTGAAAAGATCAGAACCATCGACGGGGAGCCCTTGGTAATGGAAGATTTTTGCAGGCCGGCCGGGGTTAGACCTGCCGGGAGGATGCCTGAAATCCCCAAGCCCGATAGTGTTTTGCTTACCGCAACCTATCGTGAGTCAGCCCGGAAAGAACCATACTGGATAAGGCAACTGGCGCGGGCAGAGAGGTTTCAATTCCCGCTGGAAGATGGATCTCTTGATGAGATCATCCTGGAGACAGGAAAAGACAATAGTGAGGAGGCATCCATTGCGCTTGTATCCGTTTTCCTGGCAAGACTTTCGGGAAACCCTTCCCTGACCCTTGTCATGGACGCCGCAAGCCCCGGATCGAACCGGAAATGGATGGATATTCTTTATTCTCCGTTAGTTCCATTGAATATTAAGACCGATCCCCACATCAGCTGTTCCGAAAACATCGGGGTAATCAGCGGAATGATCCGCAGGAACAAGGAATCGTTCAGCTTTGCAAAAGACATTTATTACCGGCACCCACGCTTACAGCGGACAAGCTGGCAGGATAACTGCCGGATCCGTTACGAAAAAGGCAAAGTCATTCTACAGCTTATTTCGGAAAAGGTAAGCACCGAAAGCCGGGAGCTATTCCAGGAATGTTTTAAAGCATTTCATCTGCATCAGCAAAAGCATCCTGAAAAAATCCTGAGAGACATACCCCTTATACCGGTATCGCTTGAAAAGCTCATCCTGGAAGACTGGAACAACACGGATATGGAAGTACCTGCAGGCTTAACCTTTCCTGAGCTGTTCCGTCAAAAGGCAGAGAAAAGTCCTGATGCCATTGCCCTGCAATTCGAAGACACCATGCTCACCTACCGGGAGCTGGACGAAGCATCCGGCAGGCTGGCGCAATATCTTCTTTCGCTCGGGTTGTCGCAGCCCTTCCTGGCAGGACTGCTTATCGACCGCTCACCGGCAATGATCATCACCATCCTGGGAATACTGAAAGCAGGCGGGGCATATGTGCCGTTGGATACAAAATATCCTGCCGAAAGGATAAACCTCATCTGCGAAGAAACAGGATTCAGAATAGTATTAACAAACAGGAAATATCTTGAAAAGCTACCGGAAAGCATAAGACATATCCTGGTGGCGGAAGAGCTTATACCGGATCTTTCACAGGAGGATATTCAGGACAGGCTGCCGGAGATCAGGCAGGATAACCCTGCCTATGTGATCTTTACCTCCGGCTCAACCGGAAAGCCCAAAGGGGTTGTGGTAAGTCACGGTGCTCTCATATCCTTTACCCTGGCAACCATTGCCAATTACAGGCTCGGAGCCGGCGACAGGATGCTGCAATTTGCTTCGATAACTTTTGACGCGGCAGCCGAAGAGATCTTCCCGACGCTCAGCAGTGGTGGTTGCCTGGTATTGAGGACGGAAGACATGATCAGCAGTGCGGAATCATTTACGGAATTCTGCAAAAAGCACCGGATCACCATCCTGGATCTGCCAACAGCTTATTGGCACAATATTTCCGGTGAGATCATCCGCAAAGGGTTATCGTTTGAAAAGGCAATGCGCCTCATCATCCTGGGAGGTGAAGCAGCCAAAAAAGAAAACCTCCTGCAATGGATGGCTTATGCCGGAACCCATCCACAGGTAGTAAACACATACGGGCCAACAGAAACGACAGTGGTAGCTACCGCATATTTTGCGGGGGAAGAGGTAAAGACCTTCGACAGCGTGCCCATTGGAAGGCCTATTGGAAACGTAAAGACCTATATCGTTGATTCGTACGGCAACCTGATGCCGCCCGGGGTTGCCGGTGAACTATGGATTGGCGGGAAAAGCATTGCAAGCGGTTACCTCAACAACCCGCAGCTTACCGGTGAGAAATTTATTCCCGATCCCTTTGGTCTTCCCGGTAGCAGGGTTTACCGGAGCGGCGACCTGGCTGCTTTTTATCCCGGAGGAAATCTGAAATTTATTGGCCGGACCGACAACCAGATTAAGATCCGGGGTTTCAGGATAGAGCCCGGAGAGGTAGATGCCGTAGCTGCCGGGATGAAAAAACTGGCACAAAGCTATACCATGCCTGTCAGGGAGCAAGACCGGCTGGTATTTTACTATACCGTAAAAGAAGGCTACAGTTTATCGGAGGAGGAGATCAGGGAATATCTTAAAACCAGGCTTCCCGATTTCATGGTCCCATCGGCATTTATCCGGTTGGAATCCTTTCCCCTGACAACCAGCCTGAAGATCGATCCAAAAGCGTTGCCGGCACCGGAAAACAAGCAAACCGGTGCAAGAGAAATATTGCTTCCTGCCAATGAAACGGAGGAGAACCTTTACAATATCTGGAAAGAAATATTAAAAACCGGCGGTTTCAGCGTGAGCGACAGCTTCTTCGATCTTGGTGGCGACTCCTTGTCGGCCATAATATTCCTGTCGAGGTTATCGGATATTTACGGTGAACTATCCATACCCCTGCGCGAATTGTATGCGCACCCTGATATCCGGTCGTTCAGCAGGTTGTTGGTTCCTGAAAAAGACAAAGCAAGCCTTGATGAGGAAAGAAAATCCAATCTTCATCTTGCCCGTATACAGCCACAGGGGAGGTTGGCACCGCTGGTCATGATCTATGGAGAAAGCGCCAATAACTACCTGCCCAAGCTTCTGGGCCGGGAGAGGCCGTACTGGGCATTTATCCCCCAGGGGTCGGACGGGGAAAGGATACGGCTAAAGACAGTGGAGGCCATCGCATCTGCCTACGCGGATGAACTGACAGAAGAGGTTAAGGCGGAAGAATTTGTTGTTGCAGGATATTCTTTTGGCGGGCTGGTAGCGATTGAAACATCCAGGAAGCTGGCAGAAAAGGGTAAAAATGTAAAATCCGTCATCCTGATTGACACGCTGACACCGCTTTTGTGGAATGCGCAAAAGCATAAAGTGACATTCACCCGTAAGTTACGGCGCATGAAATTCCGTTGGATAAGAAGAATAAGCATTATCCTGGGTAAAAAAGTGCCGGAGAAGTACAGGAATTTTTACATCCTGGAGCGATTCAATGCTGCATACAAAAAATACACGCCTCCGGATTACCCGATGAACATCCATCTGATCCGTTCGGAAAAGAGCCTGCATCCCGATCCTCTTCTGGGCTGGGAACAGTTTGGTAACCTGAATATAAAAGTGCACAATATCCCCGGGGATCACCATTCCATCATACGGGATCCGGAGTTGATGAAGATCACGGCAGGAACCATCCTGGATATTCTGGGATCATGA